The Candidatus Berkiella aquae sequence TTTTCGCATGGCCTCGGTAATGAGGAAGTTGGTTTTCAATGAGATTAGAGCAGACGTTGAGGGTGGCTAATTGATTTCTATGTAACGATTCTAAGGTTTTATTAAGCTCGTTGGTTCTTGCGGTTACGGTACTTTCAAGCGAATGATTGAGCGTAAGAAGCTCTTGATTTTGCCGATAGACTTCTTTTTGTAACAGCTTGGTCTTATCTTTTAGATGTTTATTCTCAACTGCGTTTTTAATGACCGATTCAAGATAATTTTCATTCCAGGGTTTTTCCAAATAGCAATCGATTTTCCCTTCATTAATCGCCGCAATAGCCGCATCAACCTCAGCAAATCCCGTGAGTAGAATGCGCCCTACATCCGGCCATTTAAGGGCGACTTCTTTTAACAGATTAGCCCCATTCATTTCTGGCATACGCATATCGCTAACCACCACATCAATTTGGTCATTGACCAGAATATGCAGTGCGGCTACACCATTATTCGCGACAAACACGTTATAGCCCAAAGGTTTGAACTGTCTTTCTAATGTCCTGGTAATATTTTCTTCATCGTCAACAAATAAAATATTACCACGTGCGGATTGTGATGCATGCTGTAACATAAGGCTGGCCTTATCACTGATTATTCAATCATGTTTATAGTCATACGCTTATGTAGAGTAGTTTAGCTTTTTTTGGGTTGACGAGCGCTAAAGAGCCACCATTTAAATCGAGTGATAAATTCAGGGTGCGCACGACAAAGACCTGTAACTAATAAGGCATTCGCGATACCCGTGACTAAAAAGAGTTGTGGGATGGTCAAGCCTACTTTGAGTAAAACGATGGCAATGCCACTGGCTAGCGTCATAAAGAGAGAGTTTAAAATGTTATTTGCTGCAATCACTTGCGAGCGTATTTCGACAGGGCTTCTGGTTTGTAGCATGACATACAGCGGTACAATATAAAAACCACCGAAGAGCCCGACTAAAAATAAATCGATTAAGACCCTCCAATGTTGCCAATGATGCAAGAAATCACCATGAATAATTGGCGTGAATCCCAGATCAACGGTAAATAAAGTTAAACCAATCGCACCAAAAGGGACTAATCCAATTTCTTCTCGATGACGCGACAATTTTTCACAGAGTAACGATCCAACACCAATCCCAAGGGAGGTGAGGGTTAACAAGGCGGTCATGACCACAGGGCCGCCACCCAAAAATAGTTTGGTGAAATTCGGAATTTGGGTGAGTAAAACACTGCCAAGCAACCAAAACCAAGAGATACCAATCATTGCAGCAAACAATAAAGGGTTTTTAATGGCGCTGGCGAGTGTGCGATAAGTTTGAGAAAAGGGTTCCCAATTGATTTTTAAATCGACATTTTGTGTAGAATTCGAAGGCGGCGGGATCAATAAACTAAACACAAGTCCTGCTAGGGCACAGAATAAGACTGTGCCACTGATTGCCCATTTTCCCCATCCCGGGAGACTGATAAGCAACCCACCCAGGATGGTTCCCATCAGAATAGCAACGAAAGTACCCATTTGTACTAAGCCATTGCCGCCGGTTAATTCTTCGTTGGCTAAATACTGCGGCAAGATACTGTATTTTACAGGAGAGAAAAATGCGGCTTGGGTTCCTAGCAAGAAGAGTACTAACAATAAAAAGTTAAAATGATCTAAATAAAATCCGATACCGATGAGTACTGCAATAATGACTTCCGCTAATTTAATGATTTGAATTAAGCGAAATTTGGGATATTTATCGGCAAGTTGCCCTGCGGTTGCTGCAAATAAAAAGAAAGGAAAAATAAATGCTGCGGCTGCAATATTATTTAAGACATTAGCCTTGTCAGGGTACTCATGCGCAAAAGTCATGCTGATTAATACGAGCAAAGAGGCTTTGAAAATATTGTCGTTTAATGCGCCAAGGTATTGGGTGCAGAAATAGGGAAAGAATCGGCGCAGGCCAAATAGCTGAAATTGATGTTGAGTTACCATGCCTTTCCCAAGTTCCTTTTACACTCCAACGGAGTATACGTGAGGGGGTAATGCGTTAAAAGTAACTAATTAAAAGTTAGCTTGCCATCTAGTATTGGTGTGCGGCTACAAAGCACAGTTGCGAAGGGGAGCACCTAACGTTAGGATGAAAGTTTTTGTGGTGCGCCAAGAAAGGGAGGGAGCATGTTGATCCCAGTGATTCTCGCAGGGGGCTCAGGCACACGCTTGTGGCCGTTATCTCGAGAAAGCCATCCGAAACAATTTATTTCATTGTTTGATGGCCAAAGTTTATTTCAAAACACGCTGGCAAGGGTTGCCGAAATTCCAGGGTGTGGCACACCTATTGTCATGGGTAGCGAGCAGCATCGTTTTCTCATTGCTGAACAAGTAAGGCAGTCAAAACGGCCTGATTGCGCGATTCTGCTTGAGCCGATGTTTAAAGGCACGGCACCTGCCGTTGCGCTTGCCGCGATGCATGCATTGAATGAGTGCGATGAAGATGTATTGTTGCTGGTCTTACCATCCG is a genomic window containing:
- a CDS encoding MFS transporter, giving the protein MVTQHQFQLFGLRRFFPYFCTQYLGALNDNIFKASLLVLISMTFAHEYPDKANVLNNIAAAAFIFPFFLFAATAGQLADKYPKFRLIQIIKLAEVIIAVLIGIGFYLDHFNFLLLVLFLLGTQAAFFSPVKYSILPQYLANEELTGGNGLVQMGTFVAILMGTILGGLLISLPGWGKWAISGTVLFCALAGLVFSLLIPPPSNSTQNVDLKINWEPFSQTYRTLASAIKNPLLFAAMIGISWFWLLGSVLLTQIPNFTKLFLGGGPVVMTALLTLTSLGIGVGSLLCEKLSRHREEIGLVPFGAIGLTLFTVDLGFTPIIHGDFLHHWQHWRVLIDLFLVGLFGGFYIVPLYVMLQTRSPVEIRSQVIAANNILNSLFMTLASGIAIVLLKVGLTIPQLFLVTGIANALLVTGLCRAHPEFITRFKWWLFSARQPKKS